In Magnolia sinica isolate HGM2019 chromosome 12, MsV1, whole genome shotgun sequence, a single genomic region encodes these proteins:
- the LOC131221816 gene encoding receptor-like serine/threonine-protein kinase SD1-6 isoform X2: MSPEYAMEGRFSEKSDVFSFGVLLLEIVSGKRNTGFYHHEHSLSLLGHVWRLWNENKMLEMIDTALGESFPQSEVLRCIHVGLLCVQQFATDRPTMSSVVFMLDSDIANFRKPKQPAFTERRSQSESDSSERSHKKCSVNEVTVTMIHGR, translated from the exons ATGTCCCCGGAGTATGCCATGGAAGGACGGTTTTCAGAGAAATCAGACGTCTTTAGCTTTGGGGTCTTGTTGTTAGAGATTGTGAGTGGTAAAAGGAACACTGGATTTTATCACCATGAACACTCTCTAAGCTTGTTGGGTCAT GTGTGGCGATTATGGAACGAAAACAAGATGTTGGAGATGATTGATACTGCATTGGGAGAGTCATTTCCACAATCTGAAGTGCTGAGATGCATCCATGTGGGGCTCTTATGTGTCCAACAGTTCGCGACTGACAGGCCAACCATGTCTTCTGTAGTTTTCATGCTAGATAGCGATATTGCAAATTTTCGTAAACCCAAACAGCCTGCATTTACGGAAAGGAGAAGCCAGTCGGAATCAGATTCTTCAGAGAGGAGTCACAAAAAATGCTCAGTAAATGAAGTTACTGTTACAATGATCCACGGCCGATAA
- the LOC131221816 gene encoding G-type lectin S-receptor-like serine/threonine-protein kinase At1g11330 isoform X1, whose translation MRNVKALLPFLFLFPSCTAISTITPTQPIKEGQTLLSPGEVFELGFFSPRTSTNRYVGIWYHSVPPQTVVWVANRENPLKDSSGVFAVSGDGNLAVLDGRGKTLWSSGTSTASNDTTATLEDTGNLILRIGDSNSSILWESFDHPTDSFLPLMKLRADLKTGKRTILTSWKGEEDPSLGSFTLGLELHMIPQVLVWNGSARYWRSGQWNGRIFIGMPYMYNVYLNGPNLVTDEEKKTIVYTYSYYTEEYTRLWLEWSGVIKRTNWNLQKKEWSIPWMHMRTRCGLYGLCGPFGICKELGSRICVCMQGFQPKSIAEWNSGNWSGGCVRKAQLNCSNEGGKGDGFLTIGGVKMPDFSDWKRGVSDGKACEDDCLKNCSCIAHAFVSGIGCMNWGGDLMDIEEFSSGGENIYIRLADSELGGKRGLKAIIIVVIVVLGVVIIVVCACIYRRWTTKQRDSVRKIKWQEMTLFHMGRNLDALGNSSDADIRRDGGNQTQGPELPIFEFRMIAKATQHFSDANKLGEGGFGPVYKGKLPDGQEIAVKRLSKTSGQGLQEFKNEVMLISKLQHRNLVRLLGCCIEREEKILVYEYMPNKGLDSFLFDPSHQSVLDWAKRFRIVEGIARGLLYLHRDSRLKIIHRDLKASNILLDGDLNPKISDFGMARIFGGDENLVRTNRVVGTYGYMSPEYAMEGRFSEKSDVFSFGVLLLEIVSGKRNTGFYHHEHSLSLLGHVWRLWNENKMLEMIDTALGESFPQSEVLRCIHVGLLCVQQFATDRPTMSSVVFMLDSDIANFRKPKQPAFTERRSQSESDSSERSHKKCSVNEVTVTMIHGR comes from the exons ATGAGAAATGTAAAagctcttcttccttttctctttctctttccttcttgcaCTGCAATCTCTACCATTACTCCCACACAACCAATCAAAGAGGGCCAGACCCTTCTTTCGCCCGGTGAGGTCTTTGAACTGGGATTCTTCAGCCCTAGAACTTCCACAAACCGCTATGTCGGGATATGGTACCACAGCGTCCCACCCCAAACGGTGGTTTGGGTGGCCAACAGAGAAAACCCACTTAAGGATTCATCTGGAGTTTTCGCGGTAAGTGGGGACGGCAATCTAGCGGTTTTAGATGGAAGAGGAAAGACTCTCTGGTCATCAGGCACTTCCACCGCATCGAACGATACAACCGCAACGCTTGAAGACACGGGCAATCTCATTCTTAGGATTggagattcaaatagtagcatcTTATGGGAGAGCTTCGATCATCCAACGGATTCGTTCCTGCCGCTGATGAAGCTCAGGGCCGATCTAAAGACAGGGAAGAGGACGATTCTAACATCTTGGAAGGGCGAAGAGGATCCTTCCCTGGGGAGTTTCACTTTAGGCCTTGAGCTTCATATGATACCACAAGTGCTAGTATGGAATGGGTCTGCCCGATACTGGCGAAGTGGGCAATGGAATGGAAGGATATTCATTGGGATGCCGTACATGTACAACGTCTACCTTAACGGTCCCAACTTGGTTACAGATGAAGAGAAGAAGACAATCGTCTACACATATTCTTACTACACTGAAGAATATACGAGATTGTGGCTCGAGTGGTCAGGTGTGATCAAGCGGACGAATTGGAACCTACAAAAGAAGGAATGGTCCATTCCATGGATGCACATGCGTACGAGGTGTGGCCTTTATGGCCTGTGCGGGCCGTTTGGGATTTGCAAGGAGTTGGGCTCGCGTATATGTGTATGTATGCAAGGATTCCAGCCTAAGTCGATTGCCGAGTGGAATAGTGGGAATTGGTCAGGTGGGTGTGTAAGAAAAGCCCAGTTGAATTGTAGTAATGAAGGAGGGAAAGGAGATGGATTTTTGACGATTGGAGGGGTGAAAATGCCGGATTTTTCAGATTGGAAGCGTGGCGTGAGTGATGGAAAGGCCTGCGAAGATGATTGTCTGAAGAACTGTTCTTGTATTGCCCACGCCTTTGTTAGTGGAATCGGGTGTATGAACTGGGGTGGAGATTTGATGGATATTGAAGAATTCAGCTCTGGTGGAGAGAATATTTACATCCGTCTTGCAGATTCCGAACTCG GTGGAAAGAGAGGACTTAAGGCAATTATCATTGTAGTAATTGTGGTTTTAGGAGTAGTTATTATTGTTGTGTGCGCCTGCATTTATAGGAGGTGGACCACTAAACAAAGAG ATTCAGTAAGGAAGATAAAATGGCAGGAAATGACGTTATTTCATATGGGCCGGAATCTAGATGCACTCGGAAACTCTTCGGATGCTGATATACGGAGAGATGGTGGAAACCAAACACAAGGCCCCGAATTACCCATTTTCGAATTTAGGATGATAGCAAAGGCAACACAGCATTTTAGTGATGCAAATAAACTTGGAGAAGGAGGTTTTGGTCCTGTTTACAAG GGCAAGCTCCCAGATGGACAGGAAATAGCAGTGAAAAGGCTTTCCAAAACCTCTGGGCAAGGATTACAGGAATTCAAGAACGAGGTTATGCTGATTTCCAAACTCCAACACAGGAATCTTGTTAGGCTCTTGGGTTGTTGCATCGAACGAGAAGAGAAGATTTTGGTATACGAGTACATGCCCAACAAGGGCTTGGATTCCTTTCTCTTTG ATCCAAGCCACCAATCAGTACTGGATTGGGCCAAACGCTTCCGCATTGTGGAAGGGATTGCTCGAGGGCTTCTTTATCTTCATCGAGATTCGAGATTGAAGATCATTCACAGAGATCTTAAGGCGAGTAATATTCTACTAGATGGAGACTTGAATCCAAAGATATCGGATTTTGGCATGGCAAGGATCTTCGGAGGAGATGAAAATCTAGTAAGAACTAACAGGGTTGTTGGGACATA TGGCTATATGTCCCCGGAGTATGCCATGGAAGGACGGTTTTCAGAGAAATCAGACGTCTTTAGCTTTGGGGTCTTGTTGTTAGAGATTGTGAGTGGTAAAAGGAACACTGGATTTTATCACCATGAACACTCTCTAAGCTTGTTGGGTCAT GTGTGGCGATTATGGAACGAAAACAAGATGTTGGAGATGATTGATACTGCATTGGGAGAGTCATTTCCACAATCTGAAGTGCTGAGATGCATCCATGTGGGGCTCTTATGTGTCCAACAGTTCGCGACTGACAGGCCAACCATGTCTTCTGTAGTTTTCATGCTAGATAGCGATATTGCAAATTTTCGTAAACCCAAACAGCCTGCATTTACGGAAAGGAGAAGCCAGTCGGAATCAGATTCTTCAGAGAGGAGTCACAAAAAATGCTCAGTAAATGAAGTTACTGTTACAATGATCCACGGCCGATAA